The following are encoded together in the Thermomonas brevis genome:
- a CDS encoding CopD family protein, with protein MAYLLTKTFHLVFVIAWMSTVFYLPRILVNIAEAGDAPDVRARLVLMGRRLYRFGHTMFGIAFLLGLALWLHFHIAGGWLHAKLALVVLMMTHYSVAGRWLKGVDAGRPLPSSKALRWFNEVPVLLLVAIVWLVLAKPF; from the coding sequence ATGGCCTACCTGCTGACCAAGACCTTCCACCTGGTATTCGTGATCGCGTGGATGTCGACGGTGTTCTACCTGCCGCGCATCCTCGTCAACATCGCCGAGGCGGGCGACGCGCCGGACGTGCGCGCGCGGCTGGTGCTGATGGGGCGGCGGCTGTACCGCTTCGGCCACACCATGTTCGGCATCGCCTTCCTGCTGGGCCTGGCACTGTGGCTGCATTTCCACATCGCCGGCGGCTGGCTGCACGCCAAGCTGGCGCTGGTGGTGCTGATGATGACCCACTACAGCGTCGCCGGGCGCTGGCTGAAGGGCGTGGACGCCGGCAGGCCGCTGCCCTCGTCGAAGGCGCTGCGCTGGTTCAACGAGGTGCCGGTGCTGCTGCTGGTCGCGATCGTCTGGCTGGTGCTGGCGAAGCCGTTCTGA
- a CDS encoding alkaline phosphatase, translating to MTKTHFRPRFRLLAPACGLALAACASTAPTAVPAAAPPVPQSAGLHVAVPAVAHPSGETPAWWYRDGAAQAAARGATAGRAKNVIVFLGDGMSLPTVAAARILEGQRKGGSGEENRLSWENFPATALSKTYNTDSQTPDSAGTMTAITTGVKSHMGAIGVYAGDKNDCAGSLGRQAQTWLELADAAGMATGIVTTARITHATPAATYAHVPNRNWENDAALPKQAVAEGCKDIARQLIEATRDGRGPSIVLGGGRKEFLTVAQADPQQPDKKGLRRDGRDLIAEWRGAHPQGAYATDAAQLAAAANAPSVLGLFNYDHLQFDHDRSANGAVEPSLADMTRVAIAHLSRGGNGYVLMVEGAKIDMASHEGNAFRALDETIAFSDAVRAAAEATSADDTLILVTADHAHTLTFVGYPARGNPILGKVRGSNSFDGEPGKLALDLSGKPYTTLVYANGPGNTGASEEQPAGPKRHPHWPKQLLAPANGRPDLTDVDTADPDYMQEALVPLSGESHGGDDVGIWARGPGSDAVRGSLEQNAIYHIVVQATPRLREALCAKRLCDGNGVPVELPRSGDFKPE from the coding sequence ATGACGAAAACGCATTTCCGCCCCCGCTTCCGCCTGCTGGCGCCGGCCTGCGGCCTCGCCCTCGCCGCTTGCGCCAGCACCGCGCCCACCGCCGTCCCCGCCGCCGCGCCGCCCGTGCCGCAGTCGGCCGGCCTGCACGTGGCCGTGCCCGCCGTCGCCCATCCTTCCGGCGAAACGCCCGCCTGGTGGTACCGCGACGGCGCCGCGCAGGCCGCCGCGCGCGGCGCGACGGCTGGCCGCGCGAAGAACGTGATCGTGTTCCTTGGCGACGGCATGAGCCTGCCCACGGTGGCCGCCGCGCGCATCCTCGAAGGCCAGCGCAAGGGCGGCAGCGGCGAGGAGAACCGGCTGAGCTGGGAGAACTTCCCCGCCACCGCGCTCAGCAAGACCTACAACACCGATTCGCAGACGCCGGATTCCGCCGGCACCATGACCGCCATCACCACCGGGGTGAAGTCGCACATGGGCGCGATCGGCGTCTATGCCGGCGACAAGAACGACTGCGCCGGCAGCCTCGGCAGGCAGGCGCAGACCTGGCTGGAGCTGGCCGACGCCGCCGGCATGGCCACCGGCATCGTCACCACCGCTCGGATCACCCACGCCACCCCTGCCGCCACCTACGCGCACGTGCCCAACCGCAACTGGGAGAACGACGCAGCGCTGCCGAAACAGGCCGTGGCCGAAGGCTGCAAGGACATCGCCCGCCAGCTGATCGAGGCGACGCGGGACGGGCGCGGCCCGTCGATCGTGCTCGGCGGCGGCCGCAAGGAGTTCCTGACCGTCGCGCAGGCCGACCCGCAGCAGCCGGACAAGAAGGGCCTGCGCCGCGACGGCCGCGACCTGATCGCCGAATGGCGCGGCGCGCACCCGCAGGGCGCCTACGCCACCGATGCCGCCCAGCTCGCCGCCGCCGCGAACGCGCCCAGCGTGCTCGGCCTGTTCAACTACGACCACCTGCAATTCGACCACGACCGCAGCGCCAACGGCGCGGTGGAGCCGAGCCTGGCCGACATGACCCGCGTCGCCATCGCCCACCTGTCGCGCGGCGGCAACGGCTACGTGCTGATGGTCGAGGGCGCGAAGATCGACATGGCCAGCCACGAGGGCAACGCCTTCCGCGCGCTGGACGAAACCATCGCCTTCTCCGACGCGGTGCGCGCGGCGGCGGAAGCGACCTCGGCCGACGACACCCTGATCCTGGTCACCGCCGACCACGCGCACACCCTGACCTTCGTCGGCTACCCCGCGCGCGGCAACCCGATCCTCGGCAAGGTGCGCGGCAGCAACAGCTTCGACGGCGAGCCGGGCAAGCTGGCGCTGGACCTGAGCGGCAAGCCCTACACCACCCTCGTCTACGCCAACGGCCCCGGCAACACCGGCGCCAGCGAGGAACAGCCGGCCGGCCCCAAGCGCCACCCGCATTGGCCGAAGCAGCTGCTGGCGCCGGCCAATGGCCGCCCCGACCTGACCGACGTCGACACCGCCGATCCGGACTACATGCAGGAAGCGCTGGTGCCGCTCAGCGGCGAAAGCCACGGCGGCGACGACGTCGGCATCTGGGCGCGCGGCCCCGGCAGCGACGCGGTGCGCGGCTCGCTGGAGCAGAACGCGATCTACCACATCGTCGTGCAGGCCACCCCGCGCCTGCGCGAGGCGCTGTGCGCGAAGCGGCTGTGCGACGGCAACGGCGTGCCGGTGGAATTGCCTCGGTCGGGCGACTTCAAGCCCGAATGA
- a CDS encoding dicarboxylate/amino acid:cation symporter produces MFDWWFRIKFWKRVVLGFVLGALAGWAFGKDAETWFGPIGDLYVTLIMMIAVPLVFFAVINAVASLSGQKSIAALAGRTFLWFALTAVLAVGVGLLFGWIVQPGSGVEKLKMAADYTPKEVPGALDMLLNLVPSNPFQALGGAASAKLADGTKVLVPRSGTVLQVIFFAGLVGFAMVKLGEKVAGIRKLVGEASDVMIQVTRYVLEFTPFGTFGLIAALVGGYGFEQLRPLLSFVVALYLACAFHIVVVYSGLLLAHGLNPLKFFRGAAPGMQVAFVASSSFAALPASLRSVTHNLGVDKDYAAFAVPLGATIKMDGCGAIYPALAAVFISQYAGIELSLSQYLIIALASVLGSFGTAGVPGTAVIMATVVLSAAGLPLETIGYLYAIDRVLDMMRTMTNVTGQMLVPVLVARETGMLDRAVYEAAPTNVGLREGDAADAD; encoded by the coding sequence ATGTTCGACTGGTGGTTCCGCATCAAGTTCTGGAAGCGCGTCGTGCTCGGCTTCGTGCTGGGCGCGCTGGCCGGCTGGGCGTTCGGCAAGGATGCGGAAACCTGGTTCGGCCCCATCGGCGACCTCTACGTCACCCTGATCATGATGATCGCGGTGCCGCTGGTGTTCTTCGCGGTGATCAACGCGGTGGCGTCGCTGAGCGGGCAGAAGTCGATTGCCGCGCTGGCTGGGCGCACCTTCCTGTGGTTCGCGCTGACCGCGGTTCTGGCGGTGGGCGTGGGCCTGCTGTTCGGCTGGATCGTGCAGCCGGGCAGCGGCGTCGAAAAGCTGAAGATGGCCGCCGACTACACCCCGAAGGAGGTGCCGGGCGCGCTGGACATGCTGCTCAACCTGGTGCCGTCCAATCCGTTCCAGGCGCTGGGCGGGGCGGCGAGCGCGAAGCTGGCCGACGGCACCAAGGTGCTGGTCCCGCGCAGCGGCACGGTGCTGCAGGTGATCTTCTTCGCCGGGTTGGTCGGCTTCGCGATGGTGAAGCTGGGCGAGAAGGTCGCCGGCATCCGCAAGCTGGTCGGCGAGGCCAGCGACGTGATGATCCAGGTGACCCGCTACGTGCTGGAGTTCACCCCCTTCGGCACCTTCGGCCTGATCGCCGCGCTGGTCGGCGGCTACGGCTTCGAGCAGCTGCGCCCGCTGCTGAGTTTCGTGGTGGCGCTGTACTTGGCCTGCGCCTTCCACATCGTGGTCGTGTACAGCGGGCTGCTGCTGGCGCACGGGCTGAACCCGCTGAAGTTCTTCCGCGGCGCCGCGCCCGGCATGCAGGTGGCGTTCGTGGCGTCGAGCAGCTTCGCCGCGCTGCCGGCGTCGCTGCGCAGCGTCACCCATAACCTCGGCGTCGACAAGGACTACGCCGCGTTCGCGGTGCCGCTGGGCGCGACCATCAAGATGGACGGCTGCGGCGCGATCTACCCGGCGCTGGCGGCGGTGTTCATCTCGCAGTACGCCGGCATCGAGCTGTCGCTGTCGCAGTACCTGATCATCGCGCTGGCCTCGGTGCTGGGCAGCTTCGGCACCGCCGGCGTGCCGGGCACGGCGGTGATCATGGCGACGGTGGTGCTGTCGGCCGCCGGGCTGCCGCTGGAGACCATCGGCTACCTGTACGCCATCGACCGGGTGCTGGACATGATGCGGACCATGACCAACGTGACCGGGCAGATGCTGGTGCCGGTGCTGGTGGCGCGGGAGACCGGGATGCTGGACCGGGCGGTGTACGAGGCCGCGCCGACCAACGTCGGCCTGCGCGAGGGCGACGCCGCCGACGCGGACTGA
- a CDS encoding flagellar brake protein — protein sequence MNDVPSPSDALDAADLDGYYDKFYVHDAGEIRHHLRRLAGDRCALTVRAENSPDGMATMLLQVEGDALWIDVPSTRRMLDAWLGSHLLRIEGSIDRAALRFSSGPARLDEHEGKPALRVPIPERMLYLQRREFMRREPPTGSLACHLRLEDGREVQASIRDIGGGGLAIVATRSAVEFKIGEVLTGCRIELPELGEVEVNLQIRHVVVRSHLGLDAAQAGCEFVDLAPSAQRKLFRYLMQLDRDQLARRRWLES from the coding sequence ATGAACGACGTTCCATCCCCTTCCGACGCGCTGGACGCGGCCGATCTCGACGGCTACTACGACAAGTTCTACGTCCACGACGCGGGCGAAATCCGCCACCACCTGCGGCGGCTGGCGGGGGATCGCTGCGCCTTGACCGTGCGCGCCGAGAACAGCCCGGACGGCATGGCGACGATGCTGCTGCAGGTCGAGGGCGACGCGCTGTGGATCGACGTGCCCTCCACCCGGCGGATGCTGGACGCGTGGCTGGGCTCGCACCTGCTGCGCATCGAGGGCAGCATCGACCGCGCCGCGCTGCGCTTCTCCAGCGGCCCGGCGCGGCTGGACGAGCACGAGGGCAAGCCGGCGCTGCGGGTGCCGATTCCGGAGCGCATGCTCTACCTGCAGCGGCGCGAGTTCATGCGCCGCGAGCCGCCGACCGGCAGCCTGGCCTGTCACCTGCGGCTGGAGGACGGACGCGAGGTCCAGGCCAGCATCCGCGACATCGGCGGCGGCGGGCTGGCCATCGTCGCCACCCGCTCGGCGGTGGAGTTCAAGATCGGCGAGGTGCTGACCGGCTGCCGGATCGAGCTGCCGGAGCTGGGCGAGGTGGAGGTGAACCTGCAGATCCGCCACGTCGTCGTCCGCAGCCACCTCGGCCTCGATGCCGCCCAGGCCGGCTGCGAATTCGTCGATCTGGCTCCTTCGGCGCAGCGCAAGCTGTTCCGCTACCTGATGCAACTGGATCGCGACCAGCTGGCGCGCAGGCGCTGGCTGGAGTCCTGA
- a CDS encoding DUF3182 family protein codes for MIATLLQQAGEADARASALPTEVAAIDCGEAAQRAPHELAALRFAAGRLAALFGAQHVAAVSGLPAAGRYWIPVSTLSRRAAEVLGIADGLQLWGGIVPAPFMATKLVSHSRRSRHAAAPAGWIDIMGLEDCTLPGWSAFGREDILAAGLDLLRGGHVRLKCPYERGGHGQHVVRGEEELAHWLGSTPPQVLDEGVVLERDLMESVTYSVGFSLLPGGHGIAYVGTQRNVAAPTGELVYGGSRLELVRGGLAELEESLEEGKPKAAVRAAIRYDAVIRHTYGVVASRCNYDVIAGVDRVGRRHLGVLEQSWRFGGASMAELLAIERFAAQPDLQRVVAETVETYTGEAAPADAFVYWRGGAGAPCKYARIVEDAPATE; via the coding sequence ATGATCGCAACGCTCCTGCAACAGGCGGGGGAGGCCGATGCGCGGGCCTCCGCATTGCCGACCGAAGTGGCCGCCATCGACTGCGGCGAGGCGGCGCAGCGGGCGCCGCACGAACTGGCCGCGCTGCGCTTCGCCGCCGGCCGGCTGGCGGCGCTGTTCGGCGCGCAGCACGTGGCGGCCGTGTCCGGGCTACCGGCGGCCGGCCGCTACTGGATTCCCGTCTCCACACTGTCGCGCCGCGCCGCCGAGGTGCTCGGGATCGCCGACGGCCTGCAGCTGTGGGGCGGCATCGTGCCGGCGCCGTTCATGGCCACCAAGCTGGTGAGCCATTCGCGCCGCAGCCGGCACGCCGCCGCGCCCGCGGGCTGGATCGACATCATGGGGCTGGAGGACTGCACGCTGCCCGGCTGGTCGGCGTTCGGGCGCGAGGACATCCTCGCCGCCGGCCTCGACCTGCTCCGCGGCGGCCACGTCCGCCTGAAGTGCCCGTACGAGCGCGGCGGCCACGGCCAGCACGTGGTCCGCGGCGAGGAGGAACTCGCGCACTGGCTCGGTTCGACGCCGCCGCAGGTGCTGGACGAGGGCGTGGTGCTGGAACGCGACCTGATGGAGTCGGTGACCTACAGCGTCGGCTTCAGCCTGCTGCCGGGCGGGCACGGCATCGCCTACGTGGGCACGCAGCGCAACGTCGCCGCGCCGACGGGCGAACTGGTGTACGGCGGCTCGCGGCTCGAACTGGTGCGCGGCGGCCTGGCAGAGCTCGAAGAGTCGCTGGAGGAAGGCAAGCCCAAGGCCGCGGTGCGCGCGGCGATCCGCTACGACGCGGTGATCCGCCACACCTACGGCGTGGTCGCCTCGCGCTGCAACTATGACGTCATCGCCGGCGTCGACCGCGTGGGGCGGCGGCATCTCGGCGTGCTGGAGCAGTCGTGGCGCTTCGGCGGCGCAAGCATGGCGGAACTGCTGGCGATCGAGCGCTTCGCGGCGCAACCGGACTTGCAGCGGGTGGTCGCCGAGACGGTGGAAACCTACACCGGCGAAGCCGCGCCCGCGGATGCGTTCGTCTACTGGCGCGGCGGCGCGGGCGCGCCGTGCAAATACGCGCGCATCGTCGAGGACGCGCCCGCGACGGAGTGA
- the otsB gene encoding trehalose-phosphatase codes for MPDADIAARLPAPPPLSDDCALFLDVDGCLLDFHDDPASVRAEPPLVARLDAIARRLDGALALVSGRSIASLDRMFAPGAFAAGGLHGLERRAAGSMPAPEAAVPAFDRAAWTKLVADARAWMAGHPRAVVEDKQRTLALHWRAAPEAEGDARAFAALALARLPGYQLQPGNRVLELRPAGADKGGAIAAFLSEPPFAGRTPVFAGDDLTDEPGFALVNERAGISIVVGDRRPTQAAYRLADPAGVRRWLEQWPGDGREASA; via the coding sequence ATGCCCGATGCCGACATCGCCGCGCGGCTTCCCGCGCCTCCGCCGCTGTCCGACGACTGCGCCCTGTTCCTGGACGTGGACGGCTGCCTGCTCGATTTCCACGACGACCCCGCCAGCGTGCGCGCGGAGCCGCCGCTGGTCGCGCGCCTCGACGCCATCGCGCGGCGGCTCGACGGCGCGCTGGCGCTGGTGAGCGGGCGCAGCATCGCCAGCCTCGACCGGATGTTCGCGCCTGGCGCTTTCGCGGCCGGCGGGTTGCACGGACTGGAGCGGCGCGCCGCAGGGTCGATGCCCGCGCCCGAGGCCGCGGTGCCGGCCTTCGACCGCGCGGCCTGGACGAAGCTGGTCGCCGACGCGCGCGCCTGGATGGCCGGCCATCCGCGCGCGGTGGTGGAGGACAAGCAGCGGACGCTGGCGCTGCACTGGCGCGCCGCGCCCGAGGCCGAAGGCGATGCGCGCGCGTTCGCGGCGCTGGCGCTGGCGCGATTGCCGGGCTACCAGCTACAGCCCGGCAACCGGGTGCTGGAGCTGCGCCCTGCCGGCGCGGACAAGGGCGGCGCGATCGCGGCTTTCCTGAGCGAGCCGCCGTTCGCCGGCCGCACGCCGGTGTTCGCCGGCGACGATCTGACCGACGAGCCCGGCTTCGCGCTGGTCAACGAGCGCGCCGGCATCAGCATCGTGGTCGGCGACCGCCGGCCGACGCAGGCGGCGTACCGGCTGGCCGATCCCGCCGGCGTGCGCCGCTGGCTGGAGCAGTGGCCGGGCGACGGACGGGAGGCATCGGCATGA
- a CDS encoding glycoside hydrolase family 15 protein, whose translation MQTLDLGVVGNGSFAALIDARARVVWGCLPAFDGDPAFCALLSPREHPGGDFAIELEDFERAEQAYIPNTAVLRTVLHDSRGGSVEILDFAPRWRQNARFYRPVSLVRRITPLAGAPRIRVLVRPLAEWGARVPETTWGSNHVRWLLPQMTLRLTTDAPLRFVRDGLPFVLNHRMHLVLGPDEPLARSIDGYVEEAVNRTLDYWREWVRYLSIPLEWQEAVIRSAITLKLCQYEDSGAIIAAMTTSIPEAPGSSRNWDYRYCWLRDAGFVVRVLNRLGATRSMEQFLHYIFNIATHDGSLQPLYGIAFEKELTEEDVASLAGYRGVAPVRRGNLAWLQKQHDVYGSVVLATTQLFFDQRLVDPGDIGTFARLEPLGERAFALHDVPDAGLWEFRGRAEVHTYTAAMCWAACDRLARVAAKLGLAERSAYWRERAERVREKTLERAWREDAGHFSASFESTYLDASLLLLADIGLLPADDPRYVATVEAIGRELRRGEGLFRYVAPDDFGVPETSFTICMFWYIDALAAIGRQEDARQLFERILARRNHLGLLSEDMAFEDGEAWGNFPQAYSHVGLIMAAMRLSRPWTEAL comes from the coding sequence ATGCAGACGCTCGACTTGGGCGTGGTCGGCAACGGCAGCTTCGCGGCGCTGATCGACGCGCGGGCGCGGGTGGTCTGGGGCTGCCTGCCGGCGTTCGACGGCGACCCCGCCTTCTGCGCGCTGCTGTCGCCGCGCGAGCACCCGGGCGGCGACTTCGCCATCGAACTGGAGGATTTCGAGCGCGCCGAGCAGGCCTACATCCCCAACACCGCCGTGCTGCGCACGGTGCTGCACGACAGCCGCGGCGGCTCGGTGGAGATCCTCGACTTCGCCCCGCGCTGGCGGCAGAACGCGCGCTTCTACCGGCCGGTGTCGCTGGTCCGCCGGATCACGCCGCTGGCGGGCGCGCCGCGCATCCGCGTGCTGGTGCGGCCGCTGGCGGAGTGGGGCGCGCGCGTGCCGGAGACGACTTGGGGCAGCAACCACGTCCGCTGGCTGCTGCCGCAGATGACCCTGCGGCTGACCACCGACGCGCCGCTGCGCTTCGTCCGCGACGGCCTGCCGTTCGTGCTCAACCACCGCATGCATCTGGTGCTGGGGCCGGACGAACCGCTGGCGCGTTCGATCGACGGCTATGTCGAGGAGGCGGTGAACCGCACGCTGGACTACTGGCGCGAATGGGTGCGCTACCTGTCGATCCCGCTGGAGTGGCAGGAGGCGGTGATCCGCAGCGCGATTACCCTCAAGCTGTGCCAGTACGAGGACAGCGGCGCGATCATCGCGGCGATGACGACCTCGATCCCGGAAGCGCCGGGCTCGTCGCGCAACTGGGACTACCGCTACTGCTGGCTGCGCGACGCCGGCTTCGTGGTGCGCGTGCTCAACCGGCTGGGCGCGACCCGCAGCATGGAGCAGTTCCTGCACTACATCTTCAACATCGCCACCCACGACGGCAGCCTGCAGCCGCTGTACGGGATCGCGTTCGAGAAGGAACTGACCGAGGAGGACGTGGCCTCGCTGGCCGGCTACCGCGGCGTCGCTCCGGTGCGGCGCGGCAACCTGGCGTGGCTGCAGAAGCAGCACGACGTGTACGGCAGCGTGGTGCTGGCGACCACCCAGCTGTTCTTCGATCAGCGGCTGGTCGATCCCGGCGACATCGGCACCTTCGCCCGCCTGGAGCCGCTGGGCGAACGCGCGTTCGCGCTGCACGACGTGCCCGACGCCGGCCTGTGGGAGTTTCGCGGCCGCGCCGAAGTGCACACCTACACTGCGGCGATGTGCTGGGCGGCCTGCGACCGGCTGGCGCGGGTCGCGGCCAAGCTCGGCTTGGCCGAACGCTCGGCGTACTGGCGCGAACGCGCGGAGCGGGTGCGCGAGAAGACCCTGGAGCGCGCGTGGCGGGAGGACGCCGGTCACTTCAGCGCCTCGTTCGAAAGCACCTACCTCGACGCCTCGCTGCTGCTGCTCGCCGACATCGGCCTGCTGCCGGCCGACGACCCGCGCTACGTCGCCACGGTGGAGGCGATCGGGCGCGAGCTGCGCCGCGGCGAGGGGCTGTTCCGCTACGTCGCGCCGGACGATTTCGGCGTGCCGGAAACCAGCTTCACCATCTGCATGTTCTGGTACATCGACGCGCTGGCGGCGATCGGCCGGCAGGAGGACGCGCGGCAATTGTTCGAGCGCATCCTCGCCCGCCGCAATCACCTCGGCCTGCTGTCGGAGGACATGGCGTTCGAGGACGGCGAGGCCTGGGGCAACTTCCCGCAGGCGTATTCGCACGTCGGCCTGATCATGGCGGCGATGCGGCTGTCGCGGCCGTGGACGGAAGCGCTGTGA
- the otsA gene encoding alpha,alpha-trehalose-phosphate synthase (UDP-forming) produces the protein MSRLVVVSNRVALPGESAAGGLAVGLQAALEARGGLWFGWSGKTVREDSGQLHEAAERGIRYVTLDLSRQDVAAYYNGFSNRTLWPLLHFRLDLVDYARETRAGYHRVNALFADRLAPLLRDDDTVWIHDYHLIPLAALLRERGVGCRIGFFLHVPMPSADIAASLPDHARLFGALYAHDLLGFQTERDAERFRSYARLFGGATPAGDGHLRLPDGRTLRVAAFPIGIDTRRIAEHAAAAASKPAVRKLQASLGGRKLAIGVDRLDYSKGLPERFRGFSRYLERYPEDRGRLTFLQIAPVSRGEVQEYRLLRDQLEGIAGHINGLHADPEWTPLRYVNRNFGHATLTGFYRMASIGVVTPLRDGMNLVAKEYVASQDPQNPGVLILSMLAGAAAELEGALLVNPYDLDGVADAFARAAAMPLAERRERWDAMMRPVERNDIHAWCAGFLDALQAEPPASR, from the coding sequence GTGAGCCGGCTGGTGGTGGTGTCCAACCGGGTGGCGCTGCCCGGCGAGAGCGCGGCCGGCGGCCTCGCGGTCGGCTTGCAGGCGGCGCTGGAGGCGCGCGGCGGGCTGTGGTTCGGCTGGAGCGGCAAGACCGTGCGCGAGGACAGCGGGCAATTGCACGAGGCGGCCGAGCGCGGCATCCGCTACGTCACCCTCGACCTGTCGCGGCAGGACGTGGCCGCCTACTACAACGGCTTCTCCAACCGCACGCTGTGGCCGCTGCTGCATTTCCGGCTGGACCTGGTGGATTACGCCCGCGAAACCCGCGCCGGCTACCACCGCGTCAACGCGCTGTTCGCCGACCGGCTGGCGCCGTTGCTGCGCGACGACGACACCGTGTGGATCCACGACTATCACCTGATCCCGCTGGCTGCGTTGCTGCGCGAGCGCGGCGTCGGCTGCCGGATCGGCTTCTTCCTGCACGTGCCGATGCCCTCGGCCGACATCGCCGCCTCGCTGCCCGACCACGCGCGCCTGTTCGGCGCGCTATACGCGCACGATCTGCTCGGCTTCCAGACCGAACGCGACGCCGAGCGCTTCCGCAGCTACGCGCGCCTGTTCGGCGGCGCCACGCCGGCCGGCGACGGCCACCTGCGCCTGCCCGACGGGCGCACGCTGCGCGTCGCCGCGTTTCCCATCGGCATCGACACCCGGCGCATCGCCGAGCACGCCGCCGCGGCGGCGTCGAAGCCGGCGGTGCGCAAGCTGCAGGCCAGCCTGGGCGGGCGCAAGTTGGCCATCGGCGTGGATCGCCTCGACTATTCCAAGGGCCTGCCGGAACGCTTCCGCGGATTCTCGCGCTACCTGGAGCGCTATCCCGAAGATCGCGGCCGGCTGACCTTCCTGCAGATCGCCCCGGTCTCGCGCGGCGAGGTGCAGGAGTACCGGCTGCTGCGCGACCAGCTGGAAGGCATCGCCGGCCACATCAACGGCCTGCACGCCGATCCAGAATGGACGCCGCTGCGCTACGTCAACCGCAACTTCGGCCACGCCACCCTGACCGGGTTCTACCGGATGGCGTCGATCGGCGTGGTGACGCCGCTGCGCGACGGCATGAACCTGGTGGCGAAGGAATACGTCGCCTCGCAGGACCCGCAGAATCCGGGCGTGCTGATCCTGTCGATGCTGGCCGGCGCCGCCGCCGAACTGGAAGGCGCGCTGCTGGTGAACCCCTACGACCTCGACGGCGTCGCCGACGCGTTCGCGCGCGCCGCGGCGATGCCGCTGGCCGAGCGGCGCGAGCGTTGGGACGCGATGATGCGGCCGGTCGAACGCAACGACATCCACGCCTGGTGCGCGGGCTTCCTCGACGCATTGCAGGCGGAGCCGCCGGCCTCGCGCTGA
- a CDS encoding alpha/beta hydrolase family protein, with product MDVRLDRFSILVEQDDALQATLLAPKPELPGILFVHGWGGNQEQDLSRARQVAALGSVCLTFDLRGHRANAARKDTITRAQNLQDLCAAYDWLAAQPQVDAGAIALVGVSYGGYLAALLSAMRPVRWMALRSPALYLDRDWDVPKARLHDDPELFRYRRRDVAAADNLALRACSRFKGDALLVQAEHDEIVPQPVIDNYARAFCAAKSLTRRLIADADHGFSEKPAQRQYTNVLVTWMTEMIVGTRGAIAAEKVRDDKQQRRARGSN from the coding sequence ATGGACGTCAGGCTCGACCGGTTCTCGATCCTCGTCGAACAGGACGACGCGCTGCAGGCCACCCTGCTGGCGCCGAAGCCCGAGCTGCCCGGCATCCTGTTCGTGCACGGCTGGGGCGGCAATCAGGAGCAGGATCTCAGCCGCGCCCGCCAGGTCGCCGCGCTCGGCAGCGTGTGCCTGACCTTCGACCTGCGCGGGCACCGCGCCAACGCGGCGCGCAAGGACACCATCACCCGCGCGCAGAACCTGCAGGACCTGTGCGCCGCCTACGACTGGCTGGCCGCCCAGCCGCAGGTGGACGCGGGCGCGATCGCGCTGGTCGGGGTCAGCTACGGCGGCTACCTGGCCGCGCTGCTCTCGGCGATGCGGCCGGTGCGCTGGATGGCGCTGCGCTCGCCCGCGCTCTACCTCGACCGCGACTGGGACGTGCCGAAGGCGCGCCTGCACGACGACCCGGAACTGTTCCGCTACCGCCGCCGCGACGTCGCCGCCGCCGACAACCTGGCGCTGCGTGCCTGCTCCCGCTTCAAAGGCGACGCGCTGCTGGTGCAGGCGGAGCACGACGAGATCGTGCCGCAGCCCGTCATCGACAACTACGCGCGCGCGTTCTGCGCGGCGAAGTCGCTGACCCGCCGGCTGATTGCCGACGCCGACCACGGCTTCAGCGAGAAACCGGCGCAGCGCCAGTACACCAACGTGCTGGTGACCTGGATGACCGAGATGATCGTCGGCACGCGCGGCGCGATCGCCGCCGAGAAGGTGCGCGACGACAAGCAGCAGCGGCGCGCGCGCGGCAGCAACTAG
- a CDS encoding CBS domain-containing protein has protein sequence MQTVSSVMTPNPACCRIDTPLHAVARLMIDHDCGGIPVVDMDGKPLGFVTDRDVAVRIVAAGRFDQNTVAGDAMSAPCKTVNADSSLYDCTNLMEIEKIRRVAIVDGDGRLSGIVSIADLARAGKDAATAEVVTHVSKPGLPH, from the coding sequence ATGCAGACCGTCAGTTCCGTGATGACCCCGAATCCCGCCTGCTGCCGCATCGACACGCCGCTGCACGCGGTGGCGCGGCTGATGATCGACCACGATTGCGGCGGCATTCCCGTCGTCGACATGGACGGCAAGCCGCTGGGCTTCGTCACCGACCGCGACGTGGCGGTGCGCATCGTGGCCGCCGGCCGCTTCGACCAGAACACCGTCGCCGGCGACGCCATGAGCGCGCCGTGCAAGACGGTCAACGCCGACAGCAGCCTCTACGACTGCACCAATCTGATGGAGATCGAGAAGATCCGCCGGGTCGCGATCGTGGACGGCGACGGCAGGCTGTCCGGCATCGTCTCCATCGCCGACCTGGCCCGCGCCGGCAAGGACGCGGCCACCGCCGAAGTGGTCACGCACGTGTCCAAGCCGGGATTGCCGCACTGA